Proteins from a genomic interval of Harpia harpyja isolate bHarHar1 chromosome 9, bHarHar1 primary haplotype, whole genome shotgun sequence:
- the TUFT1 gene encoding tuftelin isoform X2 yields the protein MNGLKGWCAVLDVRPHGESPESVKVLRLTLPNDLPGDRREQVKQKPVGKAFAMVANRSSNSHSLASECIKSNDGDEEIIKVYLKARAEGSMKHEEHVNQLKSEVRYIQEVVLEKQNGSWLYPEMLRADSWEDQEEACLGEDVEKIRQTAKRLFTKLQEVEKRHQLERKTFERTVSQYQEEAEQTSSALRRAEKSVVEKEVQVDELQRLLAGMEKEHRSLLLKMKEGEAELARLRSMEGDKLAEQDRSAQLEKEVAMLREKIHHLDDMLKSQQRKVRQMIEQLQNSKTVIQAKDAVIQELKEKVAYLEAENLEMHDRIEHLIEKQVSRGGHSSRARSKSEYVSSKRLMGPKPLPLIRVVET from the exons ATGAACGGGCTGAAGGGCTGGTGCGCGGTGCTGGACGTGCGGCCCCACGGCGAGAGCCCG GAGAGCGTGAAGGTGCTGCGGCTGACTCTGCCAAATGACCTCCCGGGTGACAGGCGCGAGCAGGTGAAGCAGAAG CCGGTGGGAAAAGCCTTCGCCATGGTGGCCAACAGATCCAGCAACAGTCACTCCCTGGCCTCTGAATGCATCAAATCCAATGATGGCGATGAGGAGATCATCAAG GTTTATCTCAAGGCACGGGCCGAGGGCAGCATGAAACACGAGGAGCACGTCAACCAGCTGAAAAGTGAAGTTCGTTACATTCAAGAG GTTGTGCTGGAAAAGCAAAACGGGAGCTGGCTGTACCCGGAGATGCTGCGTGCAGATTCCTGGGAGGACCAG GAGGAGGCCTGCTTAGGTGAAGACGTGGAAAAGATCCGACAGACGGCAAAGAGGCTGTTCACGAAGCTGCAGGAGGTTGAAAAGCGCCATCAGTTGGAAAGGAAAACCTTTGAG AGGACGGTGTCACAGTACCAGGAGGAAGCGGAGCAGACAAGCTCTGCCCTGCGGAGAGCAGAGAAGAGTGTGGTGGAGAAGGAGGTGCAGGTGGATGAGCTGCAGAGACTCCTGGCAGGGATGGAGAAG GAACACAGGAGTTTGCTGCTGAAGATGAAAGAAGGTGAAGCAGAGCTGGCGAGGCTGAGAAGCATGGAAGGTGACAAGCTTGCTGAACAAGACCG GTCTgctcagctggagaaggaggtggCCATGCTACGGGAGAAGATACATCATCTGGATGACATGCTGAAAAGTCAGCAACGCAAAGTCCGCCAGATGATCGAGCAG CTCCAGAACTCCAAAACAGTGATTCAGGCCAAAGATGCCGTGATCCAGGAGCTCAAGGAGAAAGTCGCTTACTTGGAGGCTGAG AACCTGGAGATGCATGACCGCATAGAGCACTTGATTGAGAAGCAAGTCAGTCGGGGCGGCCACAGCTCCAGAGCACGCTCAAAGTCAGAGTATGTGAGCAG CAAAAGGCTGATGGGCCCCAAGCCGCTCCCTCTCATTCGAGTAGTGGAAACATGA
- the TUFT1 gene encoding tuftelin isoform X1 — protein MNGLKGWCAVLDVRPHGESPESVKVLRLTLPNDLPGDRREQVKQKPVGKAFAMVANRSSNSHSLASECIKSNDGDEEIIKVYLKARAEGSMKHEEHVNQLKSEVRYIQEARSSLKKLREDLSSKLENRQGDKQHAQVVLEKQNGSWLYPEMLRADSWEDQEEACLGEDVEKIRQTAKRLFTKLQEVEKRHQLERKTFERTVSQYQEEAEQTSSALRRAEKSVVEKEVQVDELQRLLAGMEKEHRSLLLKMKEGEAELARLRSMEGDKLAEQDRSAQLEKEVAMLREKIHHLDDMLKSQQRKVRQMIEQLQNSKTVIQAKDAVIQELKEKVAYLEAENLEMHDRIEHLIEKQVSRGGHSSRARSKSEYVSSKRLMGPKPLPLIRVVET, from the exons ATGAACGGGCTGAAGGGCTGGTGCGCGGTGCTGGACGTGCGGCCCCACGGCGAGAGCCCG GAGAGCGTGAAGGTGCTGCGGCTGACTCTGCCAAATGACCTCCCGGGTGACAGGCGCGAGCAGGTGAAGCAGAAG CCGGTGGGAAAAGCCTTCGCCATGGTGGCCAACAGATCCAGCAACAGTCACTCCCTGGCCTCTGAATGCATCAAATCCAATGATGGCGATGAGGAGATCATCAAG GTTTATCTCAAGGCACGGGCCGAGGGCAGCATGAAACACGAGGAGCACGTCAACCAGCTGAAAAGTGAAGTTCGTTACATTCAAGAG gctagAAGTTCTTTGAAGAAGCTGCGGGAAGACTTAAGTAGTAAACTTGAGAACAGACAAGGAGATAAACAGCATGCACAG GTTGTGCTGGAAAAGCAAAACGGGAGCTGGCTGTACCCGGAGATGCTGCGTGCAGATTCCTGGGAGGACCAG GAGGAGGCCTGCTTAGGTGAAGACGTGGAAAAGATCCGACAGACGGCAAAGAGGCTGTTCACGAAGCTGCAGGAGGTTGAAAAGCGCCATCAGTTGGAAAGGAAAACCTTTGAG AGGACGGTGTCACAGTACCAGGAGGAAGCGGAGCAGACAAGCTCTGCCCTGCGGAGAGCAGAGAAGAGTGTGGTGGAGAAGGAGGTGCAGGTGGATGAGCTGCAGAGACTCCTGGCAGGGATGGAGAAG GAACACAGGAGTTTGCTGCTGAAGATGAAAGAAGGTGAAGCAGAGCTGGCGAGGCTGAGAAGCATGGAAGGTGACAAGCTTGCTGAACAAGACCG GTCTgctcagctggagaaggaggtggCCATGCTACGGGAGAAGATACATCATCTGGATGACATGCTGAAAAGTCAGCAACGCAAAGTCCGCCAGATGATCGAGCAG CTCCAGAACTCCAAAACAGTGATTCAGGCCAAAGATGCCGTGATCCAGGAGCTCAAGGAGAAAGTCGCTTACTTGGAGGCTGAG AACCTGGAGATGCATGACCGCATAGAGCACTTGATTGAGAAGCAAGTCAGTCGGGGCGGCCACAGCTCCAGAGCACGCTCAAAGTCAGAGTATGTGAGCAG CAAAAGGCTGATGGGCCCCAAGCCGCTCCCTCTCATTCGAGTAGTGGAAACATGA
- the TUFT1 gene encoding tuftelin isoform X3, which translates to MNGLKGWCAVLDVRPHGESPESVKVLRLTLPNDLPGDRREQVKQKPVGKAFAMVANRSSNSHSLASECIKSNDGDEEIIKVYLKARAEGSMKHEEHVNQLKSEVRYIQEEEACLGEDVEKIRQTAKRLFTKLQEVEKRHQLERKTFERTVSQYQEEAEQTSSALRRAEKSVVEKEVQVDELQRLLAGMEKEHRSLLLKMKEGEAELARLRSMEGDKLAEQDRSAQLEKEVAMLREKIHHLDDMLKSQQRKVRQMIEQLQNSKTVIQAKDAVIQELKEKVAYLEAENLEMHDRIEHLIEKQVSRGGHSSRARSKSEYVSSKRLMGPKPLPLIRVVET; encoded by the exons ATGAACGGGCTGAAGGGCTGGTGCGCGGTGCTGGACGTGCGGCCCCACGGCGAGAGCCCG GAGAGCGTGAAGGTGCTGCGGCTGACTCTGCCAAATGACCTCCCGGGTGACAGGCGCGAGCAGGTGAAGCAGAAG CCGGTGGGAAAAGCCTTCGCCATGGTGGCCAACAGATCCAGCAACAGTCACTCCCTGGCCTCTGAATGCATCAAATCCAATGATGGCGATGAGGAGATCATCAAG GTTTATCTCAAGGCACGGGCCGAGGGCAGCATGAAACACGAGGAGCACGTCAACCAGCTGAAAAGTGAAGTTCGTTACATTCAAGAG GAGGAGGCCTGCTTAGGTGAAGACGTGGAAAAGATCCGACAGACGGCAAAGAGGCTGTTCACGAAGCTGCAGGAGGTTGAAAAGCGCCATCAGTTGGAAAGGAAAACCTTTGAG AGGACGGTGTCACAGTACCAGGAGGAAGCGGAGCAGACAAGCTCTGCCCTGCGGAGAGCAGAGAAGAGTGTGGTGGAGAAGGAGGTGCAGGTGGATGAGCTGCAGAGACTCCTGGCAGGGATGGAGAAG GAACACAGGAGTTTGCTGCTGAAGATGAAAGAAGGTGAAGCAGAGCTGGCGAGGCTGAGAAGCATGGAAGGTGACAAGCTTGCTGAACAAGACCG GTCTgctcagctggagaaggaggtggCCATGCTACGGGAGAAGATACATCATCTGGATGACATGCTGAAAAGTCAGCAACGCAAAGTCCGCCAGATGATCGAGCAG CTCCAGAACTCCAAAACAGTGATTCAGGCCAAAGATGCCGTGATCCAGGAGCTCAAGGAGAAAGTCGCTTACTTGGAGGCTGAG AACCTGGAGATGCATGACCGCATAGAGCACTTGATTGAGAAGCAAGTCAGTCGGGGCGGCCACAGCTCCAGAGCACGCTCAAAGTCAGAGTATGTGAGCAG CAAAAGGCTGATGGGCCCCAAGCCGCTCCCTCTCATTCGAGTAGTGGAAACATGA
- the CGN gene encoding cingulin gives MEWPVSTAMAEKQSPVDYGVQIRFINDLQEPRRPPKARGKPSSYGVAVRVQGIAGQPFVVLNSGEKGGDSFGVQIKSEGSYPNPPTGPWPSGSVSSNSDLPEDPYAGRQPKRGSSYSTSDEETSSILATSQHEPKSLPGKRLLGEELRRTQSHGDLPGAVADEPFAAGAPRASSSQQHRALAGSKSSSMLNIAPEWSKASGSSIMAKDPSSDTEAAVVTGGSNVDTKPLSSVDSLISKFDRKVQQRGRVARRGRIASEERKRSQSLDSHVPHRDVPDARELSSAQHQAGAIHPQSSVPAGSLSRPSRARGMEDGGTRSQWANRRVEETAAERLQSKAQAELQLKSTPDLLRDQREVAQPSSTEHPKELIYSILKEGSSEGEISLKRKAAQLFEKMQELAAPAKDAACSQPQHRELARKVEELQEKLNGETKLCQKLELIREPVRSSSAQALEARLREAEGESQHLRGGLEKKTQELQRSLQELSEVKTAKEQAETRLGDCEKQLLAMHRELDRLHKGSGASPDGEALYKELLETREELEEALSSKQRQEEQLRLRERELTALKGALKEEVASHDKELDRVRQQYQSDMDQLRRSMEDISQDQANLESERQKINAVVRNLQRELEESTEEMGHWRDMFQKSKDEVRNTKQELLQVKLEREELEEELRELRERFAAAREEADQARSSAVDPSELEALRKELRQVREAQRELMAEKQSQEELLRQQEQELAVLKGTMQEEASSHNGELEQYRRDLQQLQEERDEATKAKASLESAREASEQARKMVESSLQELQEQNNDLRRKAIRMETQLKEYERLGKNWEGSQARLKEKVTKLEAERRQMEESLDEATEREQELLMAKRLLETRLEEVQQSLAQLTQEHQELSTSYQDEQRQKEQLKRTKSELEEQKRLLDRTTEKLNKELEKMTEESHSSLAMLKSQLEEFKEKSRKEITDSQKQAKDRGAEVEKMQFNMGRLQDEVARLKQALQDSQAERENVLLDKEVLLQRLHNLEQEIETKKRSQDDRSRHVKALEEKSKRLEVELDEERTTVELLTERVNRSRDQIDQLRAELLQERSSRQDLECDKVSLERQNKELKSRLASSEGLQKPSSNVSQLEARVEELQDKLQAEEREKSMLLSSNRKLERKVKELTIQIDDERQHVSDQKDQLSLRVKALKRQVDEAEEEIERLEGARKKVQRELEEQHELNEQLQNRIKALEKEAWRKAARSATDSSLQDDQLSSDEEFDSAYGPSSIASLLNEANLQTSSC, from the exons ATGGAGTGGCCGGTGAGCACGGCGATGGCAGAGAAGCAGAGCCCCGTGGACTACGGCGTCCAGATCCGCTTCATCAATGACCTGCAGGAGCCCCGGAGACCCCCCAAGGCACGGGGCAAGCCTAGCTCCTATGGGGTGGCGGTGCGGGTGCAGGGCATCGCCGGGCAGCCCTTCGTCGTCCTCAACAGCGGCGAGAAGGGCGGCGACTCCTTCGGGGTGCAGATCAAGAGCGAGGGCTCCTACCCAAACCCCCCCACCGGCCCCTGGCCCTCTGGCTCTGTCAGCTCCAACTCCGACCTGCCGGAAGATCCCTATGCCGGACGGCAGCCCAAGCGTGGCTCATCCTACAGCACCTCTGACGAGGAGACGAGCAGCATCTTGGCGACCTCCCAGCATGAGCCCAAATCTCTGCCAGGCAAACGGCTGCTTGGGGAGGAGCTGCGGAGGACTCAGTCCCACGGGGATCTGCCTGGTGCTGTCGCGGATGAGCCCTTTGCCGCTGGTGCTCCCcgggccagcagcagccagcagcaccggGCTCTGGCcggcagcaaaagcagcagcatgttgAACATCGCACCGGAGTGGAGCAAAGCCTCTGGCTCAAGCATCATGGCCAAGGACCCCTCCTCAGACACAGAGGCTGCGGTGGTCACTGGTGGCAGCAACGTGGACACCAAACCCCTCTCCTCAGTGGATTCGCTCATCAGCAAATTCGACAGGAAGGTGCAGCAGCGAGGGCGGGTGGCCAGGAGGGGCCGGATCGCCTCGGAGGAGAGGAAGCGCTCCCAGAGCCTGGACAGCCATGTCCCCCACCGCGACGTGCCGGATGCCAGGGAGCTGAGCAGTGCACAGCACCAGGCCGGTGCCATTCACCCCCAGTCCTCCGTGCCCGCTGGCAGCCTGAGCCGTCCAAGCAGAGCCAGAGGGATGGAGGACGGGGGGACGAGGAGCCAGTGGGCAAACCGGCGCGTGGAGGAGACTGCGGCTGAGCGGCTGCAGAGCAAagcccaggcagagctgcag CTCAAATCCACCCCAGACCTGCTGCGGGACCAGCGGGAGGtcgcccagcccagcagcactgagcaccccaaggAGCTCATCTACAGCATCCTGAAGGAGGG GAGCAGTGAGGGCGAAATCTCCCTGAAGAGGAAAGCTGCCCAGCTGTTTGAGAAGATGCAGGAGCTGGCA GCACCTGCCAAGGATGCGGCATgttcccagccccagcacagggagCTGGCCAGGAaggtggaggagctgcaggagaagctcAATGGGGAGACCAAG CTCTGCCAGAAGCTGGAGCTGATTAGGGAGCCGgtgaggagcagctctgctcaggCGCTGGAAGCCCGGCTGCGGGAGGCCGAAGGGGAGAGCCAGCATCTGCGGGGGGGCCTGGAGAAGAAaacccaggagctgcagagaagttTGCAAGA GCTGAGCGAAGTGAAAACAGCCAAGGAGCAGGCGGAGACCCGTCTGGGTGACTGCGAGAAGCAGCTGCTGGCAATGCACCGAGAGCTCGACCGCCTGCACAAGGGCTCCGGTGCGTCCCCAGATGGTGAAGCCTTGTACAAG GAACTGCTGGAGACcagggaggagctggaggaggcccTTAGCTCCAAACAGCGTCAGGAGGAGCAGCTACGGCTGCGGGAGCGGGAGCTGACGGCACTGAAGGGAGCCCTCAAGGAGGAGGTGGCCAGCCACGACAAGGAGCTCGACCGTGTCCGGCAGCAGTACCAGAGTGACATGGACCAGCTGCGGCGCAGCATGGAGGACATCTCACAG GATCAGGCTAACCTGGAGTCGGAGAGGCAGAAGATCAACGCCGTGGTGAGGAACCTGCAGCGGGAGCTGGAAGAGAGCACAGAGGAGATGGGGCACTGGCGGGACATGTTCCAGAAGAGTAAGGACGAGGTCCGCAACACCAAGCAGGA GCTGCTGCAGGTGAAGCTGGAGCGGGAGGAGTTGGAGGAGGAGCTGCGGGAGCTGCGGGAGCGCTTCGCAGCCGCCCGGGAGGAGGCAGACCAGGCACGGAGCAGCGCAGTGGACCCCAGCGAGCTGGAGGCACTCAGGAAG GAGCTGCGGCAGGTGCGGGAGGCGCAGCGGGAGCTGATGGCAGAGAAGCAGAGCCAGGAGGAGCTGCTgcggcagcaggagcaggagctggctgtgctgaAGGGCACCATGCAGGAGGAAGCATCCAGCCACAATGGGGAGCTGGAGCAGTACCGCAGAGATTTGCAGCAGCTCCAGGAGGAGCGGGACGAGGCCACCAAG GCAAAGGCATCCCTGGAGAGTGCGCGGGAGGCATCGGAGCAGGCGAGGAAGATGGTGGAGTCCAGCCTGCAGGAGCTGCAAGAGCAGAACAATGACCTGAGGAGGAAGGCCATCAGGATGGAGACGCAGCTGAAGGAGTACGAGCGCTTGGGCAAGAACTGGGAGGGCTCCCAGGCACGGCTCAAGGAGAAGGTCACCAAACTGGAG GCAGAGCGCAGGCAGATGGAGGAGTCACTGGACGAAGCCACGGAgcgggagcaggagctgctgatgGCCAAGCGGTTGCTGGAGACCCGCCTGGAGGAAGTGCAGCAGAGCCTGGCCCAGCTGACACAGGAGCACCAGGAGCTGAGCACATCCTACCAGGATGAGCAGAGGCAGAAGGAGCAGCTCAAGCGCACCAAGAGTGAGCTGGAAGAGCAGAAGCGCCTGCTCGACCGCACCACGGAGAAGCTGAACAAAGAG CTGGAGAAGATGACAGAGGAGTCGCATAGCTCGCTGGCCATGCTGAAGTCGCAGCTGGAGGAGTTCAAGGAGAAGTCACGGAAGGAGATCACGGACTCCCAGAAACAAGCCAAGGATCGGGGCGCCGAGGTGGAGAAGATGCAGTTCAACATGGGACGGCTGCAGGACGAG GTTGCCCGGCTGAAGCAAGCGCTGCAGGACAGCCAGGCGGAGCGGGAGAATGTGCTGCTGGATAAGGAGGTGCTGCTCCAGCGGCTGCACAACCTCGAGCAGGAGATAGAGACCAAGAAGCGCTCCCAGGACGATCGCTCGCGGCACGTCAAGGCGCTGGAG GAAAAGTCCAAACGCCTGGAGGTGGAGCTGGACGAGGAGAGGACCACAGTGGAGCTGCTGACGGAGAGGGTCAACCGGAGCAGAGACCAG ATTGACCAGCTgcgggcagagctgctgcaggaacGCTCCAGCCGGCAGGACCTGGAGTGTGACAAGGTCTCGCTGGAGAGGCAG AACAAGGAGCTGAAGAGCCGCCTGGCCAGCTCCGAGGGGCTGCAGAAACCCAGCAGCAACGTCTCCCAGCTGGAGGCACgggtggaggagctgcaggacaAGCTGCAGGCGGAGGAGAG GGAGAAGAGCATGCTGCTGTCCTCCAACCGCAAGCTGGAGAGGAAGGTGAAGGAGCTGACCATACAGATCGATGATGAGCGGCAGCATGTCAGCGACCAGAAGGACCAG CTGAGCCTGCGGGTGAAGGCCCTGAAGCGTCAAGTGGATGAGGCGGAGGAGGAGATAGAGCGGCTTGAGGGTGCCCGCAAGAAGGTGCAgcgggagctggaggagcagcacgAGCTCAACGAGCAGCTGCAGAACCGCATCAAGGCGCTAGAGAAGGAGGCTTG GCGCAAAGCTGCCCGCTCAGCAACCGATTCCTCCCTGCAAGATGACCAGCTCAGCTCAGACGAGGAGTTCGACAGTGCCTACGGGCCCTCCTCCATCGCCTCACTGCTCAATGAGGCCAACCTCCAGACTAGCTCCTGCTGA